The segment TTtgataaaattgaattaaaatTAGTAAAGAAAACTCACATAAACTAAAGTTGCATTTATAAAGCAAACAAAATATCTACATATTCAATGAGGATTCAATTCTAGTTTGCATTTAAAGGATGAGCATGAgacaatatataaaaattatgaataattatCTCGTTTGATAATCAAAGATGAAAAGATCCGTGTGTCGACGGAAAACTGCAACTTTAGTTTACAGCCTCCAGGTtattaacatataaaaattatgaataattatCTCGTTATATAATCAAAGATGAAAAGATCCATGGTGTGTCGACAAAAAACTGCATCAGTTAGAGATTTTCTTGAATTGTTAAGATTTGGGGTTACTGCTTTAGCTTTCAGTGAATGAACACCCATTAATTAGATACATGTTGACAATTTTCTTTCGGTTTCACATCCTGAAGTTGATTTTcgtttagatttaaatttagGTATATGATCCAATCAACTTCCTAGTTCAGTATTTGTTCAGCTTAAAACCATTTTCTTGATGATAGTGTAGAATGGATCATCTAAGTATCAAAACTAAAGGTTATAGATTGTGTCGATAATAAATATGATTGGTCAAAACCGATTGCCGACCATATTGTAGTGTAATTGACTCTCTGTTGTGAATTTTGCTTGAATTGAAAGATAAACTACAAACGATAACCTTGGTTATGTTCTGTACAAAGTTAAAgatgattttattaattgtcCCAATGAGAATGTATTAGTATGTAACTAAATAGGGATGCAGTTTTTCGTCGACATACCATAGATCTTTTCATCTTTGATTATCAAACGAGATAATTATTCATAATCTTTATATGTTGCCCCATGTTCATCTTTTAAATGCTAACTAGAATTTGATCCTCATTGAATatgtatgatattttgtttgctTTATAAACGCAACTTTACTTTATGTGAGTTTTCTTTACTAattttaattcaattttatcaAATGGTAAGCAATTTAGTTTGTAGTATTTGTATTTGGAAAATGTAATTATATCATGAAGACGGAATTTAGATTTGTGCTGTTTTCTAAATAATCTTTTActaacaatttattatttttctaaaaataattacttCGCAATTTTTACATGTTtatactaaaaagtaaaaaaataatttagaaaaacaGCACAAATCTAAATTTTGTCTTCATGATATAATTACATTTTCCAAATCCAAATACTACAAACTTAATTGTTTACCATTtgataaaattgaattaaaatTAGTAAAGAAAACTCACATAAATAAAGTTGCGTTtataaagtaaacaaaatatctaCATATTCAATGAGGATTAGATTCTAGTTTGCATTTAAAGGATGAGCATGAGGTAACATAGAAAGATTATGAATAATTATCTCATCTAATAATCAAAATGAAAAGATCCACGGCGTGTCGACGGAAAACTGCATCAATTAGagaatttttttgtcaacagtcAGAAATTTTTTTGAATTGTTAGGATTTGGAGTTTTGAACTTTGATTAATAGTTAAGATTTTGTTCTAATAAAAGAGTCAAAAATTAaggttattttatttataagtaaCCAAACCAATTAACAtataatatccaaaaataaGTAATTCCAAaataagtacatatatatctattttttagagatagattttgtaatattattaaatattgttttatttttttgttgcttGATTACTTTTTTTCACGTTCCTTGGTAAAATTACTTGGTTTAACCGGTTAAGTTTAGTTAGACAAAGTTGGTTAAGTGgcaaactaaattaattatttagggttttgtttaTTGGTGTCACAAGGACTGTGCTATAACGAGTTGGCGATATATACACATTACACACATACCTGAGCAGATCTTGAGTTAAAAGAAATTAGGGTTCTACTCTACTTACTTTATGTTACCCTAAAGGAACCAAGAGAATGGGTATGATTAGTGACTTACCTGACCAGATGCTCCTTGAGATTCTCTCATGGCTTCCAACAAGAGAAGTGGTGGCGACAATGCTTTTGTCCAGACAATGGGAGTTTCTTTGGAAGCAAGTGCCAACACTTGATCACGCTTTTAGCCAAAACGATGGCAAAGACTCTTCAGATTTTGTCAACACATTTTTGCGGTTAAACGAGAGTCCGGTTTTTAGAAGTTTCAAGTTATCGGTCAGTCCATACTGCGACGCGAGAAATGTTAGAACCTGGATTGATTTCGCAGTTTCCCGGAGGGTGCGTCACCTTGAAATCGACCTTACAGCCGCCCGGAAGCCTATGATCACGACTCTTCCAAAGCGTCTGTACACTTGTGGGACACTAACTTGTTTGAATCTAAAGGCCCTTGTACTCGACGAAATACCTGAAGAATATCCAATTCGTCTCGCATCGCTCCATTACTTGTACCTCTCCGTCTCAAGTCAAGTGTCGGGGCACATGTTTATGTGTAAGCTTAACGCTGGTGCGCCTCTTCTAAAAAGGTCAGTGGTACGCGGTGACGATGTCTACAATAAGCAGTTTCTTGATTATATAGCACGTAAAAACTCACTGAAGAGCTTTACATTGTGCTCATCAGAGGTAAAAATACTAAGCTATCTTATTTAACTAATTAAGTACTTTGTCGTTGGAATATATGGATATATACTCACACGGTAACTCAAAATGTAGTGGGATCCAGTCACCATTGGCCCTTACTTTAAGAAGCTTGAGCATTTTTGTATGTGCACATGTTCCCCCTGGTGGTGGGATTTGCTTATCGCGTTTCTTAAGTATTCGCCTAAACTACGCTCTCTCCAGCTAACCAAGGTAattctgattaaaaaaaacactattagctttattctataatattatcatCTTCTTAACTTTGGTCTTCACATCAGTCTTGCAACTTGAGACGTTGTTTTCTTTGGGCGGAGCCAATTACTACTAGTGGTCCCCAGTGCTTGTCATCGACGCTTCAAACCTTGGAATGGAGAGATTATACAGATACTCAATTCGACAAAGATGTTATCTCTTTTCTCCTCAAGAACGCTACGTGTTTAACAAAGGTCAAGATTGTCCCCGTAACCACCACTGGTCATATTGAGAAGCTTCGAATCCAAGCCTACCTCTCAAACTTGTCTAGAGGTTCAACTGCGTGTCAGCTTATCTTCCCCTAAACGATAGTATCAAGCTCTCAAGATTTGTTATgttcgttgac is part of the Raphanus sativus cultivar WK10039 chromosome 5, ASM80110v3, whole genome shotgun sequence genome and harbors:
- the LOC108837333 gene encoding putative FBD-associated F-box protein At5g56700; translated protein: MGMISDLPDQMLLEILSWLPTREVVATMLLSRQWEFLWKQVPTLDHAFSQNDGKDSSDFVNTFLRLNESPVFRSFKLSVSPYCDARNVRTWIDFAVSRRVRHLEIDLTAARKPMITTLPKRLYTCGTLTCLNLKALVLDEIPEEYPIRLASLHYLYLSVSSQVSGHMFMCKLNAGAPLLKRSVVRGDDVYNKQFLDYIARKNSLKSFTLCSSEWDPVTIGPYFKKLEHFCMCTCSPWWWDLLIAFLKYSPKLRSLQLTKSCNLRRCFLWAEPITTSGPQCLSSTLQTLEWRDYTDTQFDKDVISFLLKNATCLTKVKIVPVTTTGHIEKLRIQAYLSNLSRGSTACQLIFP